The genomic window AGCAATCCCCTTCAAGAACTACATATCTCATCGCAGACTAATCTCGAGCAGCACCCTCGCAAATAAAATCTCCACACCCCGCAGGGCCGGCTGCTCCTCATTCACCACCCGCTACAGCACCGTAACCGAGCACTTCccaaccgccaccatcaccgaaaCAGACGACGGACACTCCCCGCCAACCACAATGGAGACGACCAGCCTACCTGACTCCTGCACATTCACCGGCACCCAGACTTTCTACTCCAGCAGCGGGTGCGATCTAACCTGCTCGACTGGCTTTTGTATCATTGATGGTAAATTTACTATCTCTGCTGACCAGGTGAATGGAGAGTAGGTGTGCTGATGACAAGAAAATAGCTGCCGCC from Podospora pseudoanserina strain CBS 124.78 chromosome 7 map unlocalized CBS124.78p_7.2, whole genome shotgun sequence includes these protein-coding regions:
- a CDS encoding uncharacterized protein (EggNog:ENOG503PYPJ), which codes for MSGHSAANMTRLFVSVLALSLASTLANKISTPRRAGCSSFTTRYSTVTEHFPTATITETDDGHSPPTTMETTSLPDSCTFTGTQTFYSSSGCDLTCSTGFCIIDAAATRSCGCSRVEIETVTTTVCPTRTPCYQCYTGWGTFFYDLPCPTSVPVPTGDGV